In one Corynebacterium bovis DSM 20582 = CIP 54.80 genomic region, the following are encoded:
- a CDS encoding ATP-binding cassette domain-containing protein — protein sequence MTRDQTSTTGPSHALPTTPAVHARGLVIRTRREPVCGPVDLDVERGGFVVVTGPRGSGRSSLLLTLTGRMRASEGELTVLGVPVTRNLRRLQRRTAVANMRDIDELDDAMRLSELLYERLALVTPFWRRPPAWTSDAVTRWRELCFGGCDVRPDARVRDLTALETLQYRVFLAVVDEPELLAVDDIDHLGAPDDQRAAFACLRAVANEGVTVLCATTNTETVPDDCATVALAATTAASDLDEIRDNLADLEQGSDDRADGGTTGDTGADGTTTHAADDAAGTDATRVSTTGITTGTTTTDDAQQED from the coding sequence ATGACACGTGACCAGACGAGCACCACCGGGCCGTCACACGCACTCCCGACGACCCCGGCCGTCCACGCCCGGGGTCTCGTCATCCGGACGCGGCGCGAACCGGTGTGCGGACCAGTCGACCTCGACGTCGAACGCGGGGGGTTCGTCGTCGTCACCGGCCCCCGGGGATCGGGGCGCAGCAGCCTCCTGCTCACCCTCACCGGGCGCATGCGGGCGAGCGAGGGGGAGCTCACCGTGCTCGGCGTGCCCGTCACCCGCAACCTCCGCCGCCTCCAGCGGCGCACGGCCGTCGCGAACATGCGCGACATCGACGAACTCGACGACGCCATGCGGCTGAGCGAACTGCTCTACGAACGGCTCGCCCTCGTCACCCCGTTCTGGCGGCGCCCGCCGGCGTGGACGTCCGACGCCGTCACGCGGTGGCGGGAGCTGTGCTTCGGCGGGTGCGACGTCCGCCCCGACGCGCGCGTCCGCGACCTCACCGCCCTGGAGACGCTCCAGTACCGGGTCTTCCTCGCCGTCGTCGACGAGCCGGAACTCCTCGCCGTCGACGACATCGACCACCTCGGCGCGCCGGACGACCAGCGCGCCGCGTTCGCCTGCCTCCGGGCCGTGGCGAACGAGGGCGTGACCGTCCTCTGCGCGACGACGAACACGGAGACCGTGCCCGACGACTGCGCGACCGTCGCCCTCGCGGCGACGACCGCGGCGAGCGACCTCGACGAGATCCGCGACAACCTCGCCGACCTCGAGCAGGGGTCCGACGACCGCGCCGACGGCGGGACCACCGGGGACACCGGCGCCGACGGCACCACCACCCACGCCGCCGACGACGCCGCCGGCACCGACGCCACGCGCGTCAGCACCACCGGCATCACCACCGGCACCACCACCACCGACGACGCCCAGCAGGAGGACTGA
- the ccsB gene encoding c-type cytochrome biogenesis protein CcsB, with amino-acid sequence MFVDQGLADFSDLAYKTAVVVYLVALAVSLFFYGQMKMATDARRQRSEFISKARRDAAGASGAAGGGGSTAGNDAAGSGEGSGSSVATAVTTATATAPARPGTGDAGTGEPPVDSGEAGDIVEEDLPPHLHIDMIRRRFRRADSTGGMAQALVWLAVALHIAFVVLRGLAAQRFPWGNLFEYIAVVSMVAMIIACAVIRRRSMRVMWPWILTPIVLLLFYSGTELYADVAPVVPSLKSNWYWIHVSTVSVGGGIGLVSGMASLMYLLRRSQPKGKEKGVLGAIATPLPDAAKLDALAYRAGIWTLPVFGLGIVFGAIWAHFAWDRFWGWDPKETVSFITWILYAAYLHARATPGMRGRFAAVINVLAFATMVFNLFFINMVVSGLHSYAGLN; translated from the coding sequence ATGTTTGTCGATCAAGGGTTGGCAGATTTCTCCGACCTCGCGTACAAGACGGCGGTGGTCGTCTACCTCGTCGCCCTCGCGGTCTCCCTGTTCTTCTACGGGCAGATGAAGATGGCGACCGATGCCCGCCGCCAGCGGTCCGAGTTCATCAGCAAGGCCCGGAGGGACGCCGCCGGGGCCTCCGGCGCCGCCGGGGGCGGGGGGTCGACGGCCGGGAACGACGCCGCCGGGTCCGGGGAGGGGTCCGGGTCGTCGGTCGCGACGGCGGTGACGACGGCGACCGCCACGGCGCCGGCCCGCCCCGGCACCGGTGACGCGGGGACGGGCGAACCGCCCGTCGACTCCGGTGAGGCCGGGGACATCGTCGAGGAGGACCTGCCCCCGCACCTGCACATCGACATGATCCGGCGGCGCTTCCGCCGGGCCGACAGCACCGGCGGGATGGCCCAGGCCCTCGTCTGGCTGGCCGTCGCCCTCCACATCGCCTTCGTCGTCCTCCGTGGCCTCGCCGCCCAGCGGTTCCCGTGGGGCAACCTCTTCGAGTACATCGCCGTCGTGTCGATGGTCGCGATGATCATCGCCTGCGCGGTCATCCGCCGCCGGTCGATGCGCGTCATGTGGCCGTGGATCCTCACCCCGATCGTGCTGCTGCTGTTCTACTCCGGGACGGAGCTCTACGCGGACGTCGCGCCGGTCGTGCCCTCGCTGAAGTCCAACTGGTACTGGATCCACGTCAGCACCGTGTCCGTCGGCGGCGGCATCGGCCTCGTCTCCGGCATGGCCTCCCTCATGTACCTGCTCCGCCGCTCCCAGCCGAAGGGCAAGGAGAAGGGCGTGCTCGGGGCGATCGCCACGCCGCTGCCGGACGCCGCGAAGCTCGACGCCCTGGCGTACCGCGCGGGTATCTGGACCCTGCCGGTCTTCGGCCTCGGCATCGTCTTCGGCGCGATCTGGGCGCACTTCGCCTGGGACCGGTTCTGGGGCTGGGACCCGAAGGAGACGGTCTCCTTCATCACGTGGATCCTCTACGCCGCGTACCTCCACGCCCGTGCGACGCCGGGGATGCGGGGCCGCTTCGCCGCGGTCATCAACGTCCTCGCGTTCGCGACGATGGTGTTCAACCTGTTCTTCATCAACATGGTCGTCTCCGGCCTGCACTCCTACGCCGGCCTGAACTGA